In one Ignavibacteriales bacterium genomic region, the following are encoded:
- a CDS encoding Dam family site-specific DNA-(adenine-N6)-methyltransferase → MKTIVPPIKSQGIKTKLVPWIMDVVKKAQPKGKWVEPFLGTGVVAFNSGFKEALLSDTNPHIINFYKGIQDGIITPSIVKRYLEEEGEKLSVADENGYVYFRVVRDRFNKNFSPLDFLFLSRTGFNGMMRFGKKGNWNIPFCKKSNRFAQSYVTKIVNQVSKVQSIITPKWTLVNKKFSDIIPQATKDDIIYCDPPYFGRYVDYFNGWTEQDEELLCNQLSETKAKFILSTWHHNDYRDNEMIKKYWNKFNIVTKDHFYHSGGKVENRRTIVEALVCNFELDQINKHNHGLVEKSKIEQLSFELVNY, encoded by the coding sequence TTGAAAACTATTGTTCCCCCAATTAAGAGTCAGGGTATAAAAACAAAACTTGTTCCTTGGATTATGGATGTTGTAAAAAAAGCTCAACCTAAAGGAAAATGGGTTGAACCGTTTTTAGGAACTGGAGTAGTTGCTTTCAATTCTGGTTTTAAAGAAGCATTACTTAGCGATACAAATCCGCACATAATTAACTTTTATAAAGGTATCCAAGATGGTATCATAACTCCATCAATCGTAAAACGATACCTTGAAGAAGAAGGAGAAAAATTATCAGTCGCAGATGAGAATGGCTATGTTTATTTCAGGGTTGTGCGTGATAGGTTTAACAAAAATTTTTCTCCTCTCGACTTTCTTTTTCTTTCGCGGACAGGATTTAATGGAATGATGCGCTTTGGGAAAAAGGGAAATTGGAACATTCCATTTTGTAAAAAATCAAATCGTTTTGCGCAATCTTATGTTACTAAAATCGTAAATCAAGTTTCAAAAGTACAAAGCATCATTACTCCTAAATGGACATTGGTGAATAAAAAATTTTCTGATATAATTCCCCAAGCAACTAAAGATGACATAATTTATTGCGATCCTCCTTATTTCGGTCGTTATGTTGACTACTTCAACGGTTGGACAGAACAAGACGAAGAACTTTTATGCAACCAGCTGAGTGAGACAAAAGCAAAATTTATTTTGTCAACATGGCATCACAATGATTATCGGGACAACGAGATGATTAAAAAATATTGGAACAAGTTTAATATCGTTACTAAAGACCATTTTTATCATTCTGGGGGTAAGGTTGAAAACCGTAGAACAATTGTGGAAGCACTTGTTTGTAACTTTGAACTGGATCAGATTAATAAACATAATCACGGATTGGTTGAGAAGTCCAAAATTGAACAATTATCCTTTGAATTGGTGAACTATTAA
- a CDS encoding DUF72 domain-containing protein has product MPKLYIGTAGWSYKDWVPNFYPNAQSKVFDWLQFYSKYFNVVEVNASYYAYLNPKIVNGWVEKVADAEDFLFTFKLHQDFTHKRKFDEQNIKSVQINLDILKKSERLGGLLVQFPYSFAFNNAAAEHIRNLKEIFQNHNLFVEVRHSSWNTKTAYDLFHEMNLTFCTIDQPQIGRSVPFEPTVTNDKAYIRFHGRNKEEWKKSISNFGKEQTYEQQSERYKYLYLPGELVEIDRKLKEIYDKVKEIYVIMNNHPTGYAVANAFELLHLLKERIKVRIPETTLKAFPRLASFSLN; this is encoded by the coding sequence ATGCCTAAACTTTACATCGGTACTGCTGGCTGGTCTTATAAGGATTGGGTGCCTAATTTTTATCCGAATGCTCAATCAAAAGTATTCGACTGGCTGCAGTTCTATTCAAAATACTTTAATGTTGTAGAAGTTAATGCTTCATACTATGCTTATCTCAATCCCAAAATTGTAAATGGATGGGTGGAGAAGGTTGCCGATGCAGAAGATTTTCTTTTTACTTTTAAGCTTCATCAGGATTTTACGCACAAAAGAAAATTTGATGAACAGAATATAAAATCTGTTCAAATCAATTTGGATATTCTTAAAAAATCAGAACGGCTTGGAGGATTGCTTGTTCAATTTCCTTATTCCTTTGCTTTTAATAATGCTGCTGCGGAGCATATCAGAAATCTTAAAGAGATTTTTCAAAATCATAATTTATTTGTTGAAGTAAGACATTCGTCCTGGAATACTAAAACTGCATACGATCTTTTCCACGAGATGAATCTTACTTTTTGTACAATTGATCAACCGCAGATTGGAAGATCGGTTCCTTTCGAACCAACAGTAACAAACGATAAAGCTTACATTCGTTTTCATGGAAGAAATAAAGAAGAGTGGAAAAAATCAATTAGTAATTTTGGAAAGGAACAGACTTATGAGCAGCAGAGTGAAAGATATAAATATTTGTATTTACCCGGCGAGTTAGTTGAAATTGATAGAAAGCTTAAAGAAATTTATGATAAAGTAAAAGAGATTTATGTAATAATGAACAACCATCCTACAGGATATGCTGTTGCAAACGCTTTCGAGTTGCTTCATTTGCTTAAAGAAAGGATCAAAGTAAGAATTCCGGAAACAACATTGAAAGCTTTTCCAAGACTTGCGAGCTTTTCATTAAACTAA
- the lexA gene encoding transcriptional repressor LexA: MSRELTEIQKKILDYLLDQKVERGMPPTLAEIAHKFGYKNRATVQQHLGALEKKGFVKRNPKLSRGIEITVEHKFFIPRPVIGEVAAGSPLTIYPDAIDTVDLPSIARMPKDSFLLKVKGDSLKDAYIFSGDIVIVNPNKESTNGQIVVAILDDAAVIKRFYLKEGRIELHSENPEYKPIVVKKNSPRFKVVGVAVGIYRTMEKKAG; encoded by the coding sequence ATGTCACGCGAGTTAACAGAAATTCAAAAAAAAATTTTGGACTATCTTCTTGATCAAAAAGTTGAAAGAGGAATGCCACCAACTTTGGCAGAGATTGCACATAAATTTGGATATAAGAACCGAGCTACAGTTCAACAGCATCTTGGTGCGCTTGAAAAAAAAGGATTTGTAAAAAGGAATCCAAAGCTTTCTCGGGGAATAGAAATAACTGTTGAGCACAAATTTTTTATTCCGCGTCCGGTAATTGGAGAAGTTGCTGCCGGCAGCCCTTTAACCATTTATCCGGATGCGATTGATACAGTTGATTTGCCAAGCATTGCAAGAATGCCAAAAGACTCATTTCTGTTGAAGGTAAAAGGTGACAGTCTTAAGGATGCCTACATCTTTAGCGGAGATATTGTTATTGTAAATCCAAACAAAGAATCCACGAACGGGCAAATTGTGGTTGCGATTTTAGATGATGCGGCAGTAATAAAAAGGTTTTATTTGAAGGAAGGAAGAATTGAATTGCATTCTGAAAATCCAGAATATAAACCAATAGTTGTTAAGAAAAATTCTCCCAGATTTAAAGTGGTGGGTGTAGCCGTAGGAATTTACAGAACGATGGAAAAGAAAGCCGGGTAA
- a CDS encoding PAS domain S-box protein — MNIELDILRLVDKINDEAFVLDNAGIILYSNSAAKKLFPPSLNLNKFSELFQPESYQQIEKLFDFTDSNNQNIVKEIDIQLFNGITRQVNISISPYNLDGNKLFLIILTSGNGAKSSSIKLRISNKDIVDLINDEVIIKVIEEIKSHFPFTLIGKNNIQNEINRLNEYFWIKNVDGKYLIVNQKFAQSVGLKPAQIEGRFERELIPNYLINLSQSIVEFIANTSSIFIKEGISFPLISSNQTHQVIEFPICDLDNHVIAIIGITQLVSNQVLQPKSRVTELNELVMGNISNPILVLNKEASIIISNQQFLQLFPSLNGTNLIGETYNIFPERIRVIIGEFISGNKNVERIEFEFPESNSLKDFFVFNLRKLYNSVGELEGYLVLVEENFSDALKTIIKDKGKMYELIMQNSPEPMYIYDIENLRFLEVNQAALDLYGYNKTEFLQMDLTDLYSPDDIQTLLDTSVSAVSEPKFTGPWRHKKKNGSAVFVEISKTTFDHKDKKSHFNIVKDVTDKLELEKKVQLYKASFDNTSDLLFVTDPEGFITFANNSVYAFLGYSKSELKNRPFITLASDEDRIKINSEVFSEFLKQPVKLKTVLKKKTGDLIDANLVATPVFDFNKQIISFNILAYPLLGGKDKKISLPDEKRTGEKTTGISASFLSNIFHEILTPMNVILGFVQEITENLSTPTSEQKEAIDIIEQNREVLLQTMDSLMEFSQIEQNKIELNPKKFLFTDVVETIQKNTQRVSKSTNVEFAYGKISSSLNIDTDQHKMESFLTMFVSTAMRITREKKLYLSAYQFDDENYIITIKDNRKGVSEYLVNNLTNIFTSGEDGPKKDFGLSKLKLQLTKRLGELLGGKYETISRGGDFIEIGFIFPLEFKIAEKFEEDIKVEELSGENVISEFEVVEEKEIELIINKKAEIVEPIRKKKSIKEEKVAPLTVEDEPIVEDEPVAEIIQVVDAKPVAEIKPVVEEVKSASSSLSKEKIDLSKLACLYVEDQVDSQILFKVQMKELRQIDFAVSFEAALPFLEQKKYEFIVLDINLQGEYNGLDALRIIRKLPNYQKTKIIAVTAYVLPGDKEKFIAAGFNDFISKPILREKLIDSLEKILTLE, encoded by the coding sequence ATTCTAATTCAGCAGCAAAAAAGCTTTTTCCTCCAAGCCTAAACCTGAATAAATTTTCTGAACTATTCCAACCTGAATCGTATCAACAGATTGAAAAACTATTTGATTTTACAGATTCAAATAATCAAAACATAGTTAAAGAAATTGATATTCAATTATTTAATGGAATTACCAGGCAAGTTAACATCTCAATTTCACCTTACAATCTTGATGGAAATAAATTATTTTTAATTATCCTCACGTCTGGCAATGGTGCAAAATCAAGTTCAATAAAGCTAAGGATTTCTAACAAAGACATTGTTGATTTAATTAATGACGAAGTAATTATAAAAGTTATTGAAGAAATCAAATCTCATTTTCCTTTTACGTTAATTGGTAAAAATAATATTCAAAATGAAATTAATAGGCTAAATGAATACTTTTGGATTAAAAATGTTGATGGAAAATATTTAATTGTTAATCAAAAATTTGCTCAATCAGTTGGGCTTAAACCAGCCCAAATTGAAGGACGATTTGAAAGAGAGTTAATTCCCAATTACCTTATCAATTTGTCGCAATCAATTGTAGAGTTTATAGCAAATACTTCAAGCATTTTTATTAAAGAGGGGATTTCTTTCCCGCTTATTTCATCAAACCAAACTCATCAGGTAATTGAATTTCCAATATGCGATTTAGATAATCATGTAATTGCAATTATTGGAATAACTCAGCTTGTTAGTAATCAAGTGTTACAACCAAAATCCAGAGTTACTGAATTGAATGAATTAGTAATGGGAAATATTTCCAATCCCATTTTAGTTCTGAATAAGGAAGCCAGTATTATAATTTCAAATCAACAATTTTTACAGCTTTTTCCATCATTAAACGGGACTAATCTAATTGGAGAAACTTATAATATATTTCCAGAAAGAATAAGAGTAATTATTGGTGAATTTATTTCAGGTAACAAAAACGTTGAAAGAATTGAATTTGAATTTCCCGAATCAAATTCCCTAAAAGATTTCTTTGTTTTTAATTTAAGAAAATTATATAATTCAGTGGGTGAATTGGAAGGTTATCTTGTTCTTGTTGAAGAGAACTTTTCTGATGCATTAAAAACCATAATAAAGGATAAAGGTAAAATGTACGAATTAATAATGCAAAATAGTCCAGAACCAATGTATATCTATGATATTGAAAATTTAAGATTTTTAGAGGTGAACCAGGCTGCTTTGGATTTGTATGGATATAATAAAACAGAATTTCTTCAAATGGATCTGACCGACCTTTATTCGCCTGATGATATTCAGACGTTATTGGATACATCAGTTTCTGCAGTATCGGAACCAAAGTTTACTGGACCTTGGCGACATAAAAAGAAAAATGGTTCTGCTGTGTTTGTTGAAATAAGTAAAACTACATTTGACCATAAAGATAAAAAATCTCATTTCAATATAGTAAAAGATGTAACGGATAAATTAGAATTAGAAAAGAAAGTTCAGCTTTATAAAGCTTCATTCGATAATACAAGTGATCTTTTATTTGTAACTGATCCTGAAGGATTTATAACTTTTGCAAATAATTCTGTTTATGCATTTCTTGGTTATTCTAAAAGTGAATTGAAAAATCGCCCATTTATTACCTTAGCTTCTGATGAAGACAGAATAAAAATCAACAGCGAAGTTTTCAGCGAGTTTCTTAAACAGCCAGTTAAATTAAAAACTGTATTAAAAAAGAAAACCGGGGATTTGATTGATGCTAATTTAGTTGCCACTCCCGTTTTTGATTTTAATAAACAGATTATTTCATTTAATATTCTTGCTTATCCATTATTAGGTGGAAAGGATAAAAAAATATCTTTACCTGATGAAAAACGAACTGGAGAAAAAACTACTGGTATTAGTGCTTCATTCCTTTCGAACATTTTTCATGAAATTCTAACTCCAATGAATGTAATTCTTGGATTTGTTCAAGAAATAACAGAAAATCTTTCTACTCCTACTTCTGAACAAAAAGAAGCGATTGATATAATCGAACAGAACAGGGAAGTTTTACTTCAAACGATGGATTCCTTGATGGAATTTTCACAAATTGAACAAAACAAAATTGAATTGAATCCTAAAAAGTTTTTATTTACGGATGTTGTTGAAACGATTCAAAAAAATACACAAAGAGTTTCCAAGTCAACCAATGTTGAGTTTGCGTATGGAAAAATATCATCATCATTAAACATTGACACCGATCAGCATAAAATGGAATCATTCCTAACTATGTTTGTTTCTACCGCAATGAGAATTACAAGAGAAAAAAAGCTTTATCTTTCAGCATACCAATTTGATGATGAAAATTATATTATTACTATAAAGGATAATAGAAAGGGAGTATCAGAATACTTAGTTAATAATCTTACAAATATTTTTACTTCTGGTGAGGATGGTCCTAAAAAAGATTTTGGTTTATCCAAATTAAAACTTCAATTAACAAAAAGGTTAGGTGAATTGCTGGGTGGGAAATACGAAACTATAAGTCGTGGTGGTGATTTTATAGAAATTGGATTCATTTTTCCGCTTGAATTTAAAATTGCTGAAAAATTTGAGGAAGATATTAAAGTTGAAGAATTATCTGGAGAAAATGTAATATCCGAATTTGAAGTTGTTGAAGAAAAAGAAATTGAATTGATTATAAATAAAAAAGCGGAAATTGTAGAACCCATTCGTAAAAAGAAATCCATAAAAGAAGAAAAAGTAGCTCCGCTTACTGTTGAAGATGAACCAATTGTGGAAGATGAACCAGTTGCTGAAATAATTCAGGTTGTAGATGCAAAACCTGTTGCCGAAATTAAACCGGTTGTTGAAGAAGTTAAATCTGCATCATCCAGTTTATCTAAAGAAAAAATTGATTTATCAAAGCTGGCATGTTTGTATGTAGAAGACCAGGTTGATTCCCAGATATTATTTAAAGTTCAGATGAAGGAATTAAGACAAATTGATTTTGCTGTAAGTTTTGAAGCTGCATTGCCATTCCTTGAACAGAAGAAATATGAATTCATTGTATTAGACATTAACCTTCAAGGTGAGTATAACGGTCTTGACGCACTTAGAATTATTCGTAAACTTCCAAATTACCAAAAGACAAAAATTATTGCGGTTACAGCTTATGTTTTGCCAGGCGATAAGGAAAAATTTATTGCAGCCGGGTTTAACGATTTTATTTCTAAACCAATTTTACGAGAAAAATTAATTGATTCTTTAGAGAAGATTTTAACTTTAGAATAA
- a CDS encoding N-6 DNA methylase: protein MIKKGIINELIKTQDLISLEKHLIYSYLKNNKLDYTKSILLTEYFQNFESSIQLYLDVSSLNITTIKELENYLEIIIPIDDRKVNGAFFTPDFIVDFIINEIKPAENEINLDPSCGCGAFLVGLVDYYKKKFNISIRKIIKENIYGSDILEYNIHRAKLILTIYALQNNETLLEDDFNLWCQDSLRVFWKTKFDNIVGNPPYVKFQDLSDYNREHLPNHWETIKGGSFNLYFAFFELGYKLLKSNGKLGYITPNNYFTSLSGESLRRYFQSQQCVTKIVDFNHKKVFDVQTYTAITFLNKQKNEMIIFDRIQDDQTPKMFLDNSIGYINYLKNQNIKKWRLLKSDEQENIKIIENVGTPIGNLYEICVGIATLKDEIFFVDASIEKNGCYLKDTQNGRFEIEKGITKPVYKISDFKSQEEADRNKRRIICPYKIKNGNAIPISENEFKKMFPKCYSYLLTEKKQLLERDKGKYIFEPFYVWGRTQGLTKKGKKLLNPTFSQYPRFLLIEEEAYFTNGYGIFFKEQEKEIALFEEVMNPLAKVENMDILQKILNSYVMHYYISKTSVSIEGGYPCYQKNFIENFTIPKFSESELSILRLLDKPQEIDDFLINKYQLKVLEGNLTA from the coding sequence ATGATTAAAAAGGGAATAATAAATGAATTAATTAAAACTCAGGACTTAATAAGTCTTGAGAAGCATTTAATCTATTCATATTTGAAAAATAATAAACTCGATTATACAAAGAGCATATTGTTGACAGAGTACTTTCAAAACTTTGAGTCGAGTATTCAACTTTATCTTGATGTATCATCACTTAACATTACTACAATTAAAGAACTTGAAAATTATTTAGAAATAATTATCCCGATAGATGATAGAAAAGTTAATGGTGCATTTTTTACCCCAGATTTTATTGTTGATTTCATAATCAACGAAATTAAACCTGCCGAAAATGAAATAAATCTTGATCCCAGTTGTGGGTGTGGTGCATTTTTAGTTGGCTTAGTTGATTACTATAAAAAAAAATTTAATATATCTATTAGAAAGATTATTAAAGAAAATATTTATGGTTCAGACATTCTTGAATATAATATTCATAGAGCTAAATTGATATTAACGATATATGCTTTGCAGAATAATGAGACTCTTCTTGAGGATGACTTTAATCTTTGGTGTCAAGATAGTTTACGAGTATTCTGGAAAACAAAGTTTGACAATATTGTAGGTAATCCACCTTATGTGAAATTTCAAGACTTATCTGATTATAATAGAGAGCATTTACCTAATCATTGGGAGACCATTAAAGGGGGTTCATTTAATCTTTATTTTGCCTTTTTTGAATTAGGTTATAAACTATTAAAATCAAATGGCAAACTTGGTTACATAACTCCCAACAACTATTTTACTTCACTTTCTGGTGAATCTTTAAGAAGGTATTTTCAAAGTCAACAATGTGTTACAAAAATAGTAGACTTTAATCATAAAAAAGTATTTGATGTACAAACATATACTGCGATCACTTTTTTAAATAAACAGAAAAATGAAATGATCATATTTGATAGAATTCAAGATGATCAAACACCTAAAATGTTTTTGGATAATTCAATTGGTTATATCAATTATTTAAAAAATCAAAACATAAAGAAATGGCGTTTACTGAAATCAGATGAACAAGAGAATATTAAAATTATTGAAAACGTAGGAACACCAATAGGAAATTTATATGAAATCTGCGTTGGTATTGCTACACTCAAAGATGAGATATTTTTTGTAGATGCTAGTATTGAGAAAAATGGTTGTTATCTTAAAGACACTCAAAATGGTAGATTTGAAATTGAAAAAGGAATAACTAAACCTGTTTATAAAATATCTGATTTTAAAAGTCAAGAAGAGGCAGATCGAAATAAGCGTAGAATAATTTGTCCGTACAAAATAAAAAATGGAAACGCAATTCCTATTTCTGAAAATGAATTTAAGAAGATGTTTCCGAAGTGTTATTCTTATCTACTTACAGAGAAAAAACAATTATTGGAGCGAGATAAAGGGAAATATATTTTTGAACCCTTTTATGTTTGGGGTAGAACACAAGGGCTAACTAAAAAAGGTAAAAAACTTCTTAATCCTACATTTAGTCAATATCCTCGTTTTTTATTAATAGAAGAAGAAGCATACTTTACAAATGGTTACGGGATTTTCTTTAAAGAGCAGGAAAAAGAAATAGCATTATTTGAAGAAGTAATGAATCCATTAGCAAAAGTTGAAAATATGGATATATTACAAAAGATATTAAATTCTTACGTTATGCACTATTATATTAGTAAAACCAGTGTTTCTATAGAAGGAGGTTATCCTTGCTATCAAAAAAATTTTATTGAAAACTTCACAATCCCTAAATTTTCGGAATCTGAGTTAAGTATTCTCCGCCTTTTAGATAAACCACAGGAAATTGACGATTTTCTAATAAACAAATATCAATTGAAAGTATTGGAGGGGAATCTTACTGCATAA
- a CDS encoding methylated-DNA--[protein]-cysteine S-methyltransferase, producing the protein MLTEKIMYEALLNKDASFDGIFFVGVKTTGIFCRSTCHARKPKRENTIFFNSSKDAILHGFRPCKVCSPLEKPGETPEWIKELLNEIDNNPSTKIRDFNLRSKGIEPSKIRRWFKKNHGITFHSYQRMIRINNAFKQIQNGDKIISAAFESGYESLSGFNDSFKSIVGSSPVKSKERKIINVIRIETPLGPMFAGAMEQGICLLDFTDRRMLETELKTLSKLLNASIIQGANPHFDILEKQLTEYFEGKRKEFDIPLCTPGTEFQNKAWKELQTIPYGTTRSYKAQAASINNPDAVRAVANANGHNRIAIIIPCHRVIGEDGHLTGYGGGLWRKKWLLDFERENLVMQKR; encoded by the coding sequence ATGTTAACAGAAAAAATTATGTACGAAGCGCTTCTTAATAAAGATGCTTCATTTGATGGAATATTTTTCGTTGGAGTTAAAACCACTGGAATATTTTGCAGATCAACTTGCCATGCAAGAAAACCCAAGCGGGAGAATACGATTTTTTTTAATTCAAGCAAGGATGCAATACTACATGGTTTTCGTCCTTGTAAAGTTTGTTCGCCATTGGAAAAACCTGGCGAAACTCCTGAATGGATAAAAGAATTATTAAATGAAATTGATAACAATCCTTCAACCAAAATCAGGGATTTCAATTTACGCTCAAAAGGAATTGAGCCAAGCAAAATCCGACGATGGTTCAAGAAAAATCATGGTATTACTTTTCATAGCTATCAAAGAATGATCCGCATAAATAATGCTTTCAAACAAATTCAAAATGGAGATAAAATAATTTCCGCTGCATTTGAATCTGGATATGAATCATTAAGCGGGTTTAATGATTCCTTCAAATCGATTGTTGGCAGTTCGCCTGTTAAATCCAAAGAAAGAAAAATAATAAATGTAATTCGAATAGAAACTCCATTGGGACCTATGTTCGCCGGTGCTATGGAACAAGGTATTTGTCTTTTAGATTTTACTGATAGAAGAATGTTGGAAACCGAATTGAAAACTTTATCTAAGTTGTTGAACGCATCCATAATCCAGGGAGCTAATCCTCATTTTGATATCCTGGAAAAACAGCTTACAGAATATTTTGAGGGAAAGAGAAAAGAATTTGATATTCCACTGTGTACTCCAGGAACAGAATTTCAAAATAAAGCCTGGAAAGAATTGCAAACAATTCCTTACGGCACAACGCGTTCTTATAAGGCTCAGGCTGCTTCAATAAATAATCCTGATGCTGTACGAGCAGTAGCAAATGCAAATGGGCATAACAGAATTGCGATTATTATTCCTTGCCACAGAGTAATTGGAGAAGATGGACATTTAACCGGCTATGGTGGAGGGTTGTGGAGAAAGAAATGGCTGCTCGATTTTGAAAGAGAAAATCTCGTTATGCAAAAAAGATGA
- a CDS encoding DinB family protein: MNNILIDLYKHQFWADTEHWKAFGNFPIALDDEVIKKRLYHIHLVQNAFLAVVSGENFARKKFEDFSDMNELKEYAKSYHSKILAFLKDCPDSKLAEVVTIPWFKDPPLSITVEKALMQCVMHSQYHRAQNALRLRELGGVPPYSTDLITWYWKGNPEAMWE, from the coding sequence ATGAACAACATACTAATTGATTTGTACAAGCATCAGTTTTGGGCAGATACCGAACATTGGAAGGCATTCGGGAATTTTCCCATCGCTCTGGATGATGAAGTTATAAAAAAACGACTTTACCATATTCACCTGGTTCAGAATGCATTTCTTGCAGTTGTAAGCGGAGAGAATTTTGCCAGAAAAAAGTTTGAAGACTTTTCAGATATGAATGAACTGAAAGAATACGCAAAATCTTATCACAGTAAAATTCTGGCATTTCTTAAAGATTGTCCTGATTCCAAACTTGCTGAGGTTGTTACAATTCCGTGGTTTAAAGATCCGCCGTTAAGTATTACTGTTGAAAAAGCATTGATGCAGTGTGTTATGCACAGCCAGTACCATCGTGCGCAAAACGCATTAAGGTTAAGGGAACTTGGAGGTGTACCGCCATATTCTACAGACCTTATTACCTGGTACTGGAAGGGGAACCCGGAAGCAATGTGGGAGTAG
- a CDS encoding helix-turn-helix transcriptional regulator: MNIKLKIGQRIKQFREKANMSQKDLAYSADLDRSYIASVENGQRNISIVNIEKIVIALGINIKDFFNDGSFK, translated from the coding sequence GTGAATATAAAATTAAAAATAGGGCAAAGAATTAAACAGTTTCGCGAAAAAGCCAATATGTCTCAGAAAGATTTGGCTTATTCTGCAGATTTAGACAGAAGTTATATCGCAAGTGTTGAAAACGGTCAACGAAATATCTCAATTGTAAATATAGAGAAGATAGTAATTGCTTTAGGAATAAACATAAAAGACTTTTTTAACGATGGCAGCTTTAAATAA
- a CDS encoding class I SAM-dependent methyltransferase, translating into MQWYEELFTNFAESYDNQVFVKGTIGEVDFIEKEINHNKSFQIIDIGCGTGRHSIELALRGYKVTGIDLSDSQLAKANLKAKETGVNINFLKKDARNFSFPNPFDFAMMICEGAFPLMETDEMNFMILQNAYNALKQNGKFIFTTLNGLFPLFHSVKDFINKNSGGDETSENTFDLMTFREYSIYETADDDGNKKSLKCNERYYVPSEITWLLKSIGFKNISIFGCEIGNFCRDKKLTTEDYEMLVICEK; encoded by the coding sequence ATGCAATGGTATGAAGAACTATTTACAAACTTTGCCGAAAGTTACGATAACCAGGTTTTTGTTAAAGGAACAATTGGTGAGGTTGATTTTATCGAGAAGGAAATTAACCACAACAAATCATTTCAAATAATTGATATTGGCTGCGGAACCGGAAGACATTCGATTGAATTAGCACTAAGAGGATACAAGGTTACAGGAATTGATCTTTCAGACTCGCAGTTGGCAAAAGCAAATCTTAAAGCAAAGGAAACTGGAGTAAATATAAACTTCCTAAAAAAAGATGCGAGAAACTTCAGCTTTCCAAATCCGTTTGATTTTGCAATGATGATTTGCGAAGGTGCCTTTCCTTTGATGGAAACAGACGAAATGAATTTTATGATTTTGCAGAATGCATACAACGCGCTTAAACAAAACGGTAAATTTATTTTTACCACATTGAATGGATTATTTCCGCTGTTCCATTCTGTTAAAGATTTTATAAATAAAAATTCTGGTGGAGATGAAACCAGCGAGAATACTTTCGATTTAATGACGTTCAGAGAATACTCTATCTATGAGACGGCTGATGATGACGGAAATAAAAAATCGCTAAAATGCAATGAGCGGTATTATGTTCCTTCGGAAATAACATGGCTACTTAAATCAATTGGATTTAAGAACATTTCTATCTTTGGTTGTGAGATTGGAAATTTCTGCCGTGATAAAAAACTAACCACCGAAGATTATGAAATGTTGGTGATATGTGAAAAATAA